One stretch of Helicobacter jaachi DNA includes these proteins:
- the thiS gene encoding sulfur carrier protein ThiS codes for MASVLLNGKDYEIAPNSTILSLIEGLEITHKAMAIAVNTQVVQKSQWALFVLQNGDEVEILDFVGGG; via the coding sequence ATGGCTTCAGTTTTGCTTAATGGAAAAGATTATGAGATAGCGCCAAATAGCACGATTTTATCGCTTATAGAGGGCTTAGAGATTACACACAAGGCAATGGCGATTGCAGTTAATACGCAAGTGGTGCAAAAATCGCAATGGGCGCTTTTTGTGCTGCAAAATGGCGATGAAGTGGAGATTTTGGATTTTGTCGGCGGTGGGTGA
- a CDS encoding phospholipase D family protein yields the protein MQFIQSFIFSSTNIALLILVCLFIFAGCSSIVASTKDVKDLASLHSIPAPTFDTLQTNIALPYNDKLKNTTLTGALLLNDGIEAFLSRAALARMAQKSIILQTYIYKNDIASRLLMHEIWLAAQRGVVVKILIDDNGLDSDFSDIVALDSHANIEVKIFNPYKNRSKILRYPEMVFDFNRINHRMHNKLFIVDDMALIIGGRNIADNYFDRNQNVNFVDTDVLFIGRAAHDARDNFYEYWDFHRSIPVSLLPLKMPLKKFKASIANLKANAQWEQYEEAIHTIKQRYHNKSLEIYWGNAVFIGDSPQKIENPNAPKPIAQALGKILNFTHDNLYISAAYLVPSKDGMKHFENLLDSGVNVHILTNSLASTDSLVVYGAWERYRNKLIQKGAHIYEYQYQGVGKSKLRDKIPKSKASLHSKSIVFDDSITWIGSFNLDPRSVYLNTESVVIFDNPQFAQALKNDLIKDMQSAWRVYEKKGKVYWEGWHNEREQTFSYPPDTGIWTRILKSLSKLLPENQI from the coding sequence ATGCAGTTTATTCAATCTTTTATCTTTTCATCTACAAATATCGCGCTACTTATCCTTGTATGCCTTTTTATCTTTGCTGGTTGCTCCTCGATTGTAGCTTCTACCAAAGATGTTAAAGATTTAGCCTCCTTGCATTCAATCCCCGCACCTACCTTTGATACATTGCAAACTAATATTGCCCTACCCTATAATGATAAGCTTAAAAATACTACGCTCACGGGAGCCTTGCTGCTTAATGATGGTATTGAGGCGTTTTTGAGCCGCGCGGCTCTAGCGCGTATGGCGCAAAAAAGCATTATCCTGCAAACTTATATCTATAAAAACGACATCGCCTCGCGCCTGCTTATGCACGAAATTTGGCTAGCGGCTCAAAGGGGTGTGGTGGTAAAAATTCTTATTGATGATAATGGGCTAGATTCTGATTTTAGCGATATTGTGGCGCTAGATTCTCATGCTAATATCGAAGTTAAGATTTTTAATCCCTATAAAAATCGCTCTAAAATCCTGCGCTATCCCGAAATGGTCTTTGATTTTAATCGCATTAATCATCGTATGCATAATAAACTTTTTATCGTTGATGATATGGCTCTAATCATCGGCGGGCGCAACATTGCCGATAATTATTTTGATAGAAATCAAAATGTCAATTTTGTAGATACTGATGTGCTTTTTATAGGTAGGGCAGCACATGATGCGCGCGATAATTTTTATGAATATTGGGACTTTCATCGCTCTATTCCTGTTTCACTTCTCCCGCTTAAAATGCCGCTCAAAAAATTTAAAGCCTCTATTGCAAATCTCAAAGCAAACGCGCAGTGGGAGCAATATGAGGAAGCTATACACACTATCAAGCAGCGCTATCATAACAAATCGCTTGAAATATATTGGGGAAATGCTGTCTTTATCGGTGATAGCCCACAAAAGATAGAAAATCCAAACGCCCCAAAGCCCATAGCCCAAGCGCTAGGCAAAATTCTTAATTTCACGCATGATAATCTTTACATCTCCGCTGCATATCTCGTGCCTAGCAAAGATGGTATGAAACATTTTGAGAATCTACTAGATTCTGGAGTGAATGTGCATATTCTCACTAACTCCCTTGCCTCGACAGATTCTCTAGTAGTCTATGGCGCGTGGGAGCGTTACCGCAATAAACTTATACAAAAAGGAGCGCATATTTATGAATATCAATATCAAGGTGTGGGCAAATCAAAATTGCGCGATAAAATACCTAAATCCAAAGCCTCGCTGCATAGTAAAAGCATCGTGTTTGATGATAGTATCACTTGGATTGGCAGCTTTAATCTCGACCCGCGCTCAGTGTATTTAAATACAGAATCTGTAGTGATTTTTGATAATCCACAATTTGCACAAGCTTTAAAAAATGATTTAATCAAAGATATGCAAAGCGCTTGGCGCGTGTATGAGAAAAAGGGTAAAGTGTATTGGGAGGGCTGGCATAATGAGCGCGAGCAGACTTTTAGCTATCCGCCCGATACTGGCATTTGGACTAGGATTTTAAAAAGCCTCTCAAAATTGCTCCCTGAAAATCAAATCTAG
- a CDS encoding peptidylprolyl isomerase, which produces MKAILCVLCILSIVSLQAEIIAGVAIRVNGHAITLHEIAALQDKMHISKDAAIDLLINERLKDDEIERFKISIEELKIDEEIALLAANANLSKDEFLRKVTRNGLSLQEYRTQIKKQLQTKELMQRILASNISISSEDEMLSYYTKHKKEFLMPSSVRVVRYMAQSDESLQKAIAAPKQNIQGVEKISETIALSSLTPQIAQIFIHTPNNEFTPVLTTGGNGFVSFFIKERLGEKAISFEEAKPLINQKIMAHKEQSIITEHFNKIRSSANIVTLRE; this is translated from the coding sequence GTGAAAGCGATATTGTGTGTTTTATGTATTTTAAGCATAGTGAGCCTACAGGCAGAAATCATAGCCGGTGTAGCTATCCGCGTAAATGGGCATGCTATCACGCTACATGAAATCGCCGCGCTGCAAGATAAAATGCATATTTCTAAAGATGCCGCTATTGATTTACTCATTAATGAGCGATTAAAAGATGATGAGATTGAGCGATTTAAAATTAGTATTGAGGAACTTAAAATTGATGAGGAAATCGCGCTTTTAGCAGCAAATGCCAACCTAAGCAAAGATGAATTTTTAAGAAAAGTAACGCGCAATGGACTAAGCCTGCAAGAATACCGCACACAGATTAAAAAGCAGCTCCAAACTAAAGAGCTTATGCAAAGAATCTTAGCTTCTAATATCTCCATTTCTAGCGAAGATGAAATGCTCTCCTACTACACTAAGCATAAAAAAGAATTCCTTATGCCATCATCTGTGCGCGTGGTGCGCTATATGGCGCAAAGTGATGAAAGCTTGCAAAAAGCAATTGCTGCGCCTAAGCAAAATATACAAGGCGTGGAAAAAATAAGCGAGACTATCGCGCTATCCTCGCTCACACCTCAAATTGCCCAAATTTTTATCCACACGCCAAATAATGAATTCACCCCTGTGCTGACCACTGGCGGCAATGGCTTTGTGAGCTTTTTCATCAAAGAAAGACTAGGAGAAAAGGCTATAAGCTTTGAAGAGGCAAAGCCTTTAATCAATCAAAAAATTATGGCGCATAAAGAGCAGAGTATCATCACAGAGCATTTTAATAAAATCCGCTCAAGTGCAAACATAGTAACCCTTAGGGAATGA
- the glmU gene encoding bifunctional UDP-N-acetylglucosamine diphosphorylase/glucosamine-1-phosphate N-acetyltransferase GlmU yields the protein MGVSVVILAAGAGTRMKSATPKVLHRICGREMLFFAIDEALCVSDDVHIVLYFEKDLIKKSVMSAYAEACAQGRLHFHIQNAQDYPGTAGALMQGSTQSAKAPLDFKYDWVLILNGDMPLIRAQSLKEMCENPAKIVMSVLELANPYGYGRVIMDNKKVVKIVEQKDATPEEVRIQSVNAGVYKIHKSILQAYLPRIQNHNNQREFYLTDVVFYAQHDNVEIAAIVVEECEFMGVNSKVQLACAQEIMLQRLRDKAMEQGVIMHLPHTIYIDALTRFSGECIIEQGVQILGNSEIKNAHIKAHSVIESSIIESSDIGPLAHIRPKSVIKNTHIGNFVETKSSTLNGVKAGHLSYLGDCEIGSGSNIGAGVITCNYDGKAKHKTTIGQNVFVGSDVQLIAPVNIESNALIGAGSTITKHVKSGDLVLSRTPQKHIENGYFKFFNLDSVKKEQ from the coding sequence ATGGGCGTATCAGTGGTGATTTTGGCAGCTGGGGCTGGAACGCGTATGAAGTCAGCCACGCCCAAAGTGCTGCATAGAATCTGTGGGCGAGAAATGCTATTTTTTGCCATTGATGAGGCATTGTGCGTAAGCGATGATGTGCATATCGTGCTATATTTTGAGAAAGATTTAATAAAGAAGAGCGTTATGAGCGCGTATGCAGAGGCTTGCGCGCAGGGCAGGCTGCATTTCCATATCCAAAACGCACAAGACTATCCGGGTACAGCCGGTGCGCTTATGCAAGGCAGCACACAGAGCGCTAAAGCGCCACTAGATTTTAAATACGATTGGGTGCTTATCCTTAATGGCGATATGCCACTCATTCGCGCACAAAGCCTAAAAGAGATGTGTGAAAATCCCGCAAAAATAGTGATGAGCGTATTAGAGCTAGCTAATCCTTATGGTTATGGGCGCGTGATTATGGATAATAAAAAGGTAGTAAAGATTGTGGAGCAAAAGGACGCCACGCCAGAAGAAGTGCGCATACAAAGTGTAAATGCAGGGGTTTATAAGATTCATAAATCTATTTTGCAAGCCTATCTCCCGCGCATACAAAATCACAATAATCAACGCGAATTTTATCTTACCGATGTGGTTTTTTACGCGCAGCACGATAATGTAGAGATTGCAGCCATTGTGGTGGAGGAGTGTGAGTTTATGGGGGTAAATTCTAAGGTGCAGCTTGCTTGCGCGCAAGAGATTATGCTCCAAAGGCTGCGCGATAAGGCAATGGAACAAGGCGTGATTATGCATTTGCCTCATACAATTTATATAGATGCCCTAACACGCTTTAGCGGAGAGTGCATTATCGAGCAGGGCGTGCAGATTCTAGGTAATAGTGAGATTAAAAATGCGCATATTAAAGCCCATAGCGTTATAGAATCTAGCATTATAGAATCTAGCGATATAGGACCTTTGGCGCATATTCGCCCAAAGAGTGTGATTAAAAATACGCATATTGGCAATTTTGTAGAGACTAAATCAAGCACGCTTAATGGCGTAAAAGCGGGGCATTTAAGTTATTTAGGCGATTGTGAGATAGGCAGCGGGAGCAATATTGGCGCGGGCGTTATCACTTGTAATTATGATGGCAAGGCAAAGCATAAAACAACCATTGGGCAAAATGTCTTTGTGGGCAGCGATGTGCAGCTCATCGCGCCTGTGAATATAGAATCTAATGCGCTAATTGGCGCGGGCAGCACTATTACAAAGCATGTAAAAAGCGGAGATTTAGTGCTTTCGCGCACGCCACAGAAGCATATTGAGAATGGATATTTTAAATTTTTCAATCTAGATTCTGTAAAAAAGGAGCAGTAA
- the fliP gene encoding flagellar type III secretion system pore protein FliP (The bacterial flagellar biogenesis protein FliP forms a type III secretion system (T3SS)-type pore required for flagellar assembly.), which translates to MKKILCLLGLCIALIEPIFALDENRTPALPAPSNVPSIPSLPRNPVLPSVDLSLTTPKEPTELVATLNIVLIITLLVIAPSLVLVMTSFTRIVIVFAFLRTALGTQQSPPTQVLVSLALVLTFFIMEPVATKSYEVGIKPYMDKKISYDEAFEKAIVPFKDFMITNTRQKDLALFFRIRNLDNPKTIDDVPLTVLIPAFMISELKTAFWIGFLLYLPFLVIDMVISSVLMAMGMMMLPPVMISLPFKILVFVLVDGWNLLIGNLVQGFK; encoded by the coding sequence TTGAAAAAGATATTATGCCTTTTAGGCTTGTGCATAGCTCTTATTGAGCCTATTTTTGCCCTTGATGAGAATCGCACTCCAGCACTGCCTGCACCCTCAAATGTGCCATCTATCCCATCACTACCTAGAAATCCTGTGCTGCCCTCTGTAGATTTATCGCTAACCACGCCAAAAGAGCCTACCGAGCTTGTCGCAACGCTTAATATTGTGCTTATCATCACGCTACTAGTGATTGCGCCCTCACTCGTGCTTGTGATGACTAGCTTTACGCGCATTGTGATTGTTTTTGCCTTTTTGCGCACCGCACTTGGCACGCAGCAGTCCCCGCCCACACAAGTGCTTGTGAGCTTAGCGCTTGTTTTGACATTTTTTATTATGGAGCCTGTGGCGACTAAAAGCTATGAGGTAGGCATAAAGCCCTATATGGATAAAAAAATCTCCTATGATGAGGCGTTTGAAAAGGCTATCGTGCCTTTTAAGGATTTTATGATTACAAACACTCGTCAAAAAGATTTAGCCCTATTTTTTAGAATCCGCAACCTTGATAATCCAAAAACTATCGATGATGTGCCGCTTACTGTGCTTATTCCGGCGTTTATGATTAGCGAGCTAAAAACGGCATTTTGGATTGGATTTTTACTCTATCTGCCTTTTTTAGTGATAGATATGGTCATTAGCTCCGTGCTTATGGCAATGGGTATGATGATGCTCCCACCGGTGATGATTTCGCTGCCTTTTAAAATCTTAGTCTTTGTGCTAGTTGATGGGTGGAATCTGCTCATTGGCAATCTCGTGCAGGGCTTTAAGTAG
- a CDS encoding helix-turn-helix domain-containing protein → MEKSEQDYLDAIVLHIKLLRKKRHISQLELAHILGHKSPNYIAKIETRKQGANYNLHHLYAIAKAFELEPSELLPTLEEARALIESKACH, encoded by the coding sequence TTGGAGAAAAGTGAGCAAGATTATTTAGATGCCATAGTGTTGCATATCAAGCTATTGCGCAAAAAGCGGCATATCTCGCAGCTTGAGCTTGCTCATATTTTAGGGCATAAATCACCCAACTACATTGCAAAAATTGAGACAAGAAAGCAAGGAGCAAATTACAATCTCCACCACCTCTATGCCATTGCCAAAGCCTTTGAGTTAGAGCCTAGCGAGCTTTTACCAACTTTAGAGGAAGCAAGGGCGCTTATAGAATCTAAAGCCTGCCATTAA
- a CDS encoding superinfection immunity protein, which yields MDAYDAGRTFGESIGWILIFLYMLPTFIALVRKHPNVIIIGLLNFFLGWSVICWFVCLIWCFIGSKS from the coding sequence ATGGACGCATACGATGCAGGTAGGACATTTGGAGAATCTATAGGCTGGATACTGATATTTTTATATATGCTGCCCACCTTTATAGCCCTCGTGCGCAAGCACCCCAATGTCATTATCATAGGACTTTTAAATTTCTTTTTAGGTTGGAGTGTGATTTGCTGGTTTGTGTGCCTTATATGGTGCTTTATAGGGAGCAAAAGCTAG
- the aroC gene encoding chorismate synthase: MNTFGTAFRVTTFGESHGAGIGCVVDGVPAGLYIDEAFIESNMHRRAPGKNAYATGRKEADKVQILSGVFEGLSTGAPIGMWIANTNTKSSDYTNIKDIFRPGHADFTYFKKYGIRDYRGGGRSSARESAARVAAGSIAQMLLKTFNIRVQSGIYAIGGICADNIDFNYALNSEIYALDAAREEEQKQLIKQAKKAHNSIGGVALICADGLPAGLGEPLYNRLDGALALALMGLNAVKGVEIGDGIESSAQYGSEHNDEMDKKGFKTNHSGGILGGISNGNTLLVKAHFKPTPSIFLPQHTLDTAGKAQICHIKGRHDPCVAVRGSVVAEAMVSLVLADMLLLHSTSQLDFLKRVYECL; the protein is encoded by the coding sequence ATGAATACCTTTGGCACTGCTTTTCGCGTAACTACCTTTGGCGAATCACACGGCGCGGGCATTGGCTGCGTGGTAGATGGCGTGCCTGCGGGATTATACATTGATGAAGCATTTATAGAATCTAATATGCATCGCCGCGCCCCGGGTAAAAACGCCTACGCCACAGGGCGCAAAGAAGCCGATAAGGTGCAGATTCTAAGCGGGGTATTTGAGGGATTAAGCACAGGCGCGCCCATTGGTATGTGGATAGCTAATACCAACACCAAAAGCAGCGATTATACAAATATCAAAGATATTTTTCGCCCAGGTCATGCGGATTTTACATACTTTAAAAAATATGGCATACGCGATTATCGCGGTGGAGGGCGCTCGAGTGCGAGAGAAAGTGCAGCAAGGGTGGCAGCAGGTAGCATTGCACAAATGCTTTTAAAAACATTTAATATTAGAGTGCAAAGTGGTATTTATGCTATAGGCGGTATTTGCGCGGATAATATTGACTTTAATTATGCGCTAAATAGCGAGATTTACGCTCTTGACGCAGCGCGCGAAGAGGAGCAAAAGCAGCTTATTAAACAAGCCAAAAAAGCACATAATAGTATAGGTGGCGTAGCACTTATATGCGCAGATGGGCTGCCTGCGGGGTTAGGAGAGCCGCTGTATAATCGCCTTGATGGCGCACTTGCGCTTGCGCTTATGGGTTTAAATGCTGTAAAAGGCGTAGAAATAGGTGATGGTATAGAATCTAGCGCGCAATATGGCAGCGAGCATAATGATGAAATGGATAAAAAAGGCTTTAAGACTAATCATAGCGGCGGGATTTTAGGGGGTATTAGCAATGGCAATACACTGCTTGTGAAAGCACATTTCAAACCCACTCCTAGCATATTTCTCCCCCAACACACGCTTGATACTGCAGGAAAAGCACAAATATGCCACATCAAAGGGCGGCATGACCCTTGCGTAGCGGTGCGCGGCAGTGTAGTAGCAGAAGCTATGGTTTCACTTGTGCTAGCGGATATGCTTTTGCTGCATAGCACTTCGCAGCTAGATTTTTTGAAAAGAGTGTATGAATGTTTATAG
- the rnc gene encoding ribonuclease III, which yields MAHTLPKPPHLLEHKLGYTFKKQQLLLEALTHKSYKKPYNNERLEFLGDAVLDLLVGEYLFKKFPHAKEGELSKLRACIVNEKGFMKLAQSIDLGAFLYISQSEEHNKGRQKASILSNAFEALIGAIYLESSLKHAQRIINALLEENYTKIDLDSLFMDYKTALQELTQALYGVIPTYTILNESGPDHKKSFEVALSIQGKEYARASGGSKKEAQQKSAHKAYEILRHLTKKEQE from the coding sequence ATGGCTCACACTCTACCCAAACCACCGCATTTACTCGAACATAAACTAGGCTACACATTTAAAAAACAGCAGCTCCTCCTAGAAGCCCTCACGCACAAAAGCTACAAAAAGCCCTATAATAACGAGCGGCTTGAGTTTTTAGGCGATGCTGTGTTAGACTTGCTTGTGGGAGAGTATTTATTTAAGAAATTTCCGCACGCAAAAGAGGGCGAGCTATCAAAGCTGCGCGCGTGTATTGTGAATGAAAAGGGCTTTATGAAACTCGCACAATCCATTGATTTAGGCGCATTTTTATATATTTCACAAAGCGAGGAGCATAACAAAGGGCGGCAAAAAGCCTCAATCCTCTCAAATGCCTTTGAAGCACTCATTGGCGCAATTTATTTAGAATCTAGCCTAAAACACGCCCAACGCATTATTAACGCGCTCCTTGAGGAAAATTACACTAAAATTGATTTAGATTCTTTATTTATGGATTATAAAACTGCCCTGCAAGAACTCACACAAGCCCTCTATGGCGTAATCCCCACCTACACGATTTTAAATGAAAGCGGACCTGACCATAAAAAAAGCTTTGAAGTAGCGCTAAGCATACAAGGCAAAGAATATGCTAGAGCCTCTGGAGGCTCAAAAAAAGAAGCACAGCAAAAAAGTGCGCACAAAGCCTATGAGATATTGCGCCACCTCACCAAAAAGGAGCAAGAATGA
- a CDS encoding MFS transporter: MKKIHFDEVTKTIFVLALSAFCMGVTEFIIAGVLQDVKVYFDIDSNKAGLLTTLYAVGVVIGAPILTIPFSSFNRKFQLLLNLGVFAVANFVIFISDSFWLTALARFIAGTQHGVFFVIATITAIQVSPKERESSNLALMVSGLTIALVSGVPLGTFIGQLFGFKAIFLLICLCTLCAFFCAIVFMPGHLQGSQTHISTLFKAFLHKPLLKAYAITVCTCGGAFVLYTYVSDLLVEKSHFEKESIVYILLLYGGFAILGNLFGGRLADNKGSIRALQIILFMQVVFYALVSLSAYSQVLVVINLALMGFLSFSSIPALKINAMNAARKCTPDSMDSSVSVNEAAFNVGIALANQIGGLVVVAPFLGIGFNPLFASLFALPALLLVLKS, from the coding sequence ATGAAAAAAATACATTTTGATGAGGTTACTAAAACTATTTTTGTGCTAGCTTTGAGCGCCTTTTGCATGGGCGTTACGGAGTTTATTATCGCAGGCGTTTTGCAAGATGTGAAAGTATATTTTGATATAGATTCTAATAAAGCCGGCTTGCTTACGACATTATACGCAGTGGGTGTGGTCATTGGTGCGCCGATTTTAACTATTCCCTTTAGTAGCTTTAATCGCAAATTCCAGCTGCTTTTAAATTTAGGCGTTTTTGCGGTGGCAAATTTTGTAATTTTTATAAGCGATAGCTTTTGGCTCACAGCTCTTGCACGCTTTATCGCAGGCACGCAGCATGGAGTGTTTTTTGTCATTGCTACCATTACAGCCATTCAAGTATCCCCCAAAGAAAGAGAATCTAGCAATCTCGCCCTTATGGTTTCAGGGCTTACTATTGCGCTTGTGAGCGGTGTGCCGCTAGGGACATTTATCGGGCAGCTTTTTGGCTTTAAGGCTATTTTTTTGCTTATTTGCCTTTGCACGCTGTGCGCGTTTTTTTGCGCCATTGTGTTTATGCCCGGACACTTGCAGGGTAGTCAAACGCATATTTCTACCCTTTTTAAAGCCTTTTTGCACAAACCCCTGCTTAAAGCCTATGCTATTACGGTATGCACTTGTGGCGGGGCATTTGTGCTTTATACTTATGTGAGTGATTTATTGGTGGAAAAAAGCCATTTTGAGAAAGAAAGTATTGTGTATATTTTGCTGTTGTATGGGGGATTTGCTATTTTGGGCAATCTCTTTGGCGGCAGGCTTGCTGATAACAAAGGCTCTATCCGCGCTTTGCAAATCATTTTATTTATGCAAGTTGTATTTTATGCGCTTGTAAGCTTAAGTGCGTATTCTCAAGTGCTTGTGGTGATAAATTTGGCGCTTATGGGTTTTCTATCATTCTCCTCAATCCCAGCGCTCAAAATCAATGCGATGAATGCCGCGCGCAAATGCACGCCAGATTCTATGGATAGCTCAGTGAGTGTGAATGAAGCTGCCTTTAATGTAGGCATTGCTTTAGCTAATCAAATCGGTGGATTGGTGGTAGTTGCGCCATTTTTGGGCATCGGGTTTAATCCCCTCTTTGCTTCGCTTTTTGCCCTGCCCGCACTTCTTTTGGTGCTTAAAAGCTAG
- the rnhA gene encoding ribonuclease HI: MKQVTLYCDGSSLGNPGAGGWCGILSFQGKQKILTGGEPHTTNNRMELLAVIESLKALKEPCIVDIYSDSSYVCNGINMWIDKWQEKQFKDIKNPDLWQAYLQAAKSHQISAHWIKGHAGQEQNELCDRLAKLAAQSFKK; encoded by the coding sequence ATGAAGCAAGTTACCCTCTATTGTGATGGCTCCTCACTTGGTAATCCCGGTGCAGGCGGCTGGTGCGGCATACTCTCCTTTCAAGGTAAGCAAAAAATTCTCACCGGTGGAGAACCCCACACCACAAACAATAGAATGGAGCTTTTAGCCGTTATAGAATCTCTTAAAGCCCTTAAAGAGCCTTGTATCGTGGATATTTATAGCGATTCAAGCTATGTGTGCAATGGCATTAATATGTGGATTGATAAATGGCAAGAAAAGCAGTTTAAAGATATAAAAAACCCTGATTTATGGCAAGCCTACTTGCAAGCTGCAAAGTCCCACCAAATAAGCGCGCACTGGATAAAAGGACACGCAGGACAAGAGCAAAATGAATTATGCGATAGGCTAGCCAAACTTGCCGCGCAATCTTTTAAAAAATAA
- a CDS encoding tRNA (uridine(54)-C5)-methyltransferase TrmA, whose translation MTCAHFHICGGCNNPLSPYKAQLEAKALSTLDEFRAFLQDLSSPFALFASPKQAFRARAEFRFYKSEQLDFAMNTLHKNARVPISKCPILLPVLQAIMPLLIQNLRLDSVLHTKLYACNLLSSLQGEAIITLIYHKTLDSAWQERARILESYLSSALNAHIHIIGRSKHQKLILSQDTLLEQLTLFEGSEKKRIYRYYKKEAQFSQPNPFINAKMLAFVFSALQDLGVNGDLLELYCGSGNFSIMLAPLFRAVLATEVVKSAIALLHENIKLNHTYNITPVRLNAFECIEALSLKRAFFRLKDVSLHNFAFDCVLIDPPRSGVKDREILHFLERFRLIVYVSCNPKSLLEDLQILSLTHKMTRFGLFDQFPHTHHRECIAILHRI comes from the coding sequence ATGACTTGTGCGCATTTTCACATTTGTGGCGGGTGTAATAATCCGCTAAGCCCCTATAAAGCGCAGCTTGAAGCAAAGGCTCTCTCTACGCTAGATGAATTTAGAGCCTTTTTGCAAGATTTATCATCGCCCTTTGCACTTTTTGCCTCACCTAAGCAAGCCTTTAGAGCAAGGGCGGAATTTAGATTCTATAAAAGTGAGCAACTAGATTTTGCAATGAATACCCTGCATAAAAACGCGCGTGTGCCTATTTCCAAATGCCCTATTTTGCTACCAGTCTTGCAGGCAATAATGCCGCTTTTAATACAGAATCTGCGCCTAGATTCTGTATTACACACCAAACTTTATGCGTGCAATCTCCTCTCCAGCCTGCAAGGAGAGGCTATCATTACGCTCATTTATCATAAAACACTAGATAGCGCATGGCAGGAGCGCGCGCGTATTTTAGAATCTTATCTCTCTAGCGCGCTTAATGCGCATATCCACATCATAGGGCGCAGCAAACATCAAAAGCTTATACTTTCACAAGACACGCTCCTTGAGCAGCTCACACTCTTTGAGGGTAGTGAGAAAAAGCGCATATATCGCTATTATAAAAAGGAGGCGCAATTCTCCCAGCCCAATCCTTTTATCAATGCCAAAATGCTTGCCTTTGTCTTTAGCGCGCTGCAAGATTTAGGCGTAAATGGCGATTTGCTTGAGCTATATTGTGGGAGTGGGAATTTTAGCATTATGCTTGCTCCACTTTTTAGAGCAGTGCTCGCCACTGAAGTGGTAAAATCTGCTATCGCCCTACTGCACGAAAATATTAAGCTAAATCATACTTACAATATCACGCCTGTGCGCCTTAATGCCTTTGAGTGCATAGAGGCGCTAAGCCTTAAGCGCGCATTTTTTAGACTAAAAGATGTGTCTTTGCATAATTTTGCCTTTGATTGTGTGCTAATCGACCCGCCGCGCAGTGGGGTAAAAGATAGGGAGATTCTGCACTTTTTGGAGCGCTTTAGGCTTATTGTGTATGTCTCTTGCAATCCAAAATCGCTGCTAGAGGATTTGCAGATTCTATCTCTTACGCATAAAATGACGCGATTTGGGCTATTTGACCAGTTTCCGCACACACACCATAGAGAGTGCATTGCTATTTTGCACAGAATCTAA